The Thermonema lapsum sequence CCCGCTCCAAAATACCCAATGCCTTGTATATCTGTGCAATGATACGTGCCAAAGTAGTTTTACCAGTACCCGGATTGCCTGTAAATACCATATGCATGGAAAACTTATTCAGCACGTCGCGCCCCGACTCACGGTAAAAACGCACCAATTTTACCAGCTCATATATTTCATTTTTCACATTCTCCATGCCTATGAGAGCATTCAGTTGCTGCATGGCATCCAGAAGCAGCTCTTCATCTATGGGGATATCGGGCTTTTTGGCTTGTTGTTTGCCGAAGATGCCCTTCACGTCTTCCAGCAAAATGGTTTCCAACGCCTCTTTTGAAAGCTCTCGCGACGGCTGTTGCACAATGCGCAAGCCCATGTTCATTTTTGCTTCCTCTACGAGTGAAGTAACCAAACGGGCATTGCCAAAAGTGCGGTCGCGATTGCGGTACATCTCCACCAGTTGCTTGTAAATAAACTCCTTGGCTTCGGGGGAAAACACAACCCCTTTCTTTCGGGCTTTTAGCTCAAGGATTTCCATCAGCTCCTGCGGAGTATAATCCGGGAAGTGATAAATCAAGTTGATACGGGATTTCATACCCGGATTAGACTGCAACATGTGTTGCATCTCTTCGGGGTAACCTGCCATAATGATAGCCAAATCGCCGGGACCATCAGACATTTCCTTTATCAGGATTTCAATGGCTTCCTTGCCAAAGTCTTGCCCTCCCTCATCGCCCTTGCGCGCTAAAGCGTAGGCTTCGTCTATAAACAAAATACCTCCCCTTGCTTTGTTGATGGCTTCTTGAGTTTGAGGGGCTGTTTGTCCAATGAATTTACCTACCAAATCGACACGGGACACTTCGTGTACAGTACCCTTTGACAACAAGCCCATCTTGTGGTATATCTTGCCCAACATTTTGGCAACAGTAGTCTTACCAGTACCGGGATTGCCCAAAAAGGCAGAATGCAAGCTTATTTGGGTGTTCTCCTCAAAGCCTTGCGCCTGTCGTAAGCGTAAAAACTTTAAGTAGTGGATAAAATCGTTGAGACGTTTTTTCACGGGCTCTAAGCCTATCATCTCATTGAGTTCTGCGAGCAAGTCTTCCAGCGACTTTTCATCTACTGCCTCTGCGGTCGCTCCATTAGCAACATAAGGCTTCCCCCCCGCCGGATAAAATACCTCCGGCACTCCTTCTATCTCCTGCGTCTCATGCACACGAAAAGGTGCTACTGCCACCAACTCCGACATAAACACGACTTCCACGCGATAATTGTCGGGCAACCAAGACCCCGGGATGCCATTGCCCCAACCTGCCAGTGAATAGAAGGTAGTAGTACCCGGCGGCACATACGCCAAGTCGCTCATACTGCCTTTTAATTGCCCGGCATCATCGAAATAACTAAAAAAAAGCTCGCAGTACCAAGAGCGACTTTGCTTATTGCGTAATTTCAGTTCCGTCCATATGTACTGTGTTTTGTCGGAAGCAAACTGCGTCAAATAGCGCCTTTGTCCGCTTGGTAAGTCATCGAGGCTGTAGGGACCGTTGAAAAAACGTAAACTTTCAATATCGAAATAAGGATTATTTCCGGGGGTTACTTTTCCGCCCTCCTCCACGTATATTTTGCGAGAAGCCACCAGCTCCCCATCAATAAAAGCCTCCCAGATGTAGTCCCCGCGTTTCCAGACCCCTCCATAGTCAGGCGTTCCCCATCCTTCCCGCACATACACGATGTTCTCTTCCTTTTGCACCTCCCGGTGAATATCAATACTGCACAATTCTATCTTTTCATTGTTTTTGATGCGATAAGCTTTCAGCACACAATCACATGCCCAATCTTCTTCGTCAAAAAGTTTGTTGTAAAAAGACAATTCCGCATACAAGTAATTCACTTCCGAGGCTTCAAATACACAACGGTACTGATATTGATTTCCCATGAGCGGATTGCGCGAAGCATAGCAGCGCAAATCCCTTAATTTGTAGTTTTTATCTAATTTCTTGGATGTCATGAACGTATCATTTCTATGCCTCAAAAAGAAAAATACCTTACTAAAAGTTTTTTAGTAAGGTATAAAACAGACACATGAAAAGCAAAAGCAGTAACCGCTCATGCCACCGTTTCTTTCTGCAAAACTGGCTGCACCACTTCTTCTACGGCAAATGGCAAATGGTCGAGTACTTTTTTGTCGAGTCCCAGCAGCACCTTATATTCCAACATTACGTTCCATAAGTCATGCCAATAGGCGAGGTCCATCCTACCCCAGTTTTTGCCTCCATAATGCGCCAGTGCTCTTAGCTGTGTTTGATACAAAAAGCGAACGTTATTTAAAGAGGGATGACGCGCCCCTTCCATCAATAAGTTGGCAGCACTATCGGGGTGTTCAGTAGCAAAATAATAACCTTCTGCCACCACGCGCAGAAAAGCTCGGATTGCTTCTTGCTTCTGCTGCCATACGTCATCACGCACACACAATATATGCGTATAGCGATAAGGCAGGTGGTGCTCATCTATCATAAAAGAAGTAAGGGATATATGCCTGCAAGCTGCATCCACCCCTTCCCAAATCGTGTGATAACGCACTACATCTACTTGACGGCGCAAGAAAGCACGCCATGCTCCTGCTACGCCCGTTTCTATTGTCTCATACTTGCCCTTTCCTCTGTCATGCTTTATCAAACAACGCAAGAGCCTATGCTCATAGGGCAAACCCATATAAGCATAACGCTTGCCGTCGAGATGCGCCAGACGCGCCACCCCCATTTCTTTCCTTACTCCAATGGCTTGTGTATTGTTTTGCAGCAAAGAAGCCAATGCTATAAACCGATGCGCTGGCTCCGAAATGTTTAAACAAGTAAATTCTTCCGGCTTCAAAATTGCCAAATCTACTTTCCCTTTCCATAATTTTTGCGCAGGGGTCTGGTAGTAACTATCTTCATCCGGGCTAATGAAGCGCACTACCAGCTCTTCATCGTTGAACCAGCCTTTGCCTAAGGCTACATACATGCCCGTGTGGAATACAGAGGGCGTGGAGTCCAGAGCAATTTTGAGACAATGGCTTTCCATAGTTTTAATTAAGTTGGTTTTTAGTAATAAAAAAGGCTTCAAAAAAGAGAAAGAGAACCAACAGCTGTATAAGCTTGTTGTCATCAATCTAAAAAAAATGCACTATTTATTCAAATTTTTTACAAAATTTTTCAAAAAAATAGTAGACATGCATACCATTTTAAAAACAATGCAAAAACAAAAGCTAAAAATCATAGGCTGTATGTCAGGAACATCTATGGATGGATTAGACATAGCCCTCTGCACAGTAAATCAAATCAAAAAAAACAAGAATATTACATTACATTTCTTCAAAACGGCGAAATACAGTAAGTCTCAAAAAGAAAAATTACAAAAAATAGCCTTTCAAGAGCAGGTAAGCTTAAAAGAAGTAAGCCGCCTGCATCGCATGATAGGCGAATGGCACGCACAAATGATACTGCAAGCTCTTGAAGAGTGGAAAATCCTCCCCCAAGAAGTGGACATGATTGCCAGCCACGGACAAACCATCTACCACGCCCCAGACCCGCAAGGTGGCTTTCATTCCACTTTGCAAATTGGCGACGGCGACTGCATCGCTTTACGTACTGGCATACTTACCATCAGCGATTTCAGGCAAAAACACATTGCGGCAGGCGGCGAAGGTGCCCCTCTTGCGCCCTATGGCGATTACCTGCTATTGAGCGATGCAAAAGAAAGCCGCTGGCTGCTCAATATAGGAGGAATTGCTAATGTAACTTATCTACCTCCGCGCCATAGCGGGCAAAGTCTTTGGGCAAGCGACTGTGGTCCCGGCAATACCTTGTCGGATGCCATTTCAAAACACTTTTTAAAGCAAGATTATGACCCTCACGGACAAATTGCCAGCCAAGGGCGTTTTTTAGAGGATTTATTTACCCAACTCACTGCTCATCCGTTTTTCAGACAAGCATTTCCCAAAAGCACCGGACAGGAAGCTTTTTCGTGGCAGTGGCTTGCCGGCTTACTGAAAGGCAAGGACTACAATGTACCCGACATTTTGCACACGCTTGGCTGTTTCGTAGCATGGAGCATCGCCCAAGCAATAAACAGCCAAAACCCATGCGATGCCCGCAAGATATACGTAAGCGGCGGTGGTGTGCATAATCATTTTTTGATGGAAAAACTGCAGGCTTATCTTCCCGAGTATCACATTCAAAGCACTGAAGCACTGGGCATCCCCCCGGATGCCAAAGAAGCCATGCTGTTTGCGCTCTTGGCTTATGAATGCTTTCACGGCAACCCCGACTCCTACCCGCCCCCTCTTGTGCCGGTGCGTTTTGGTAAAATATCCCTACCCGGATAAAACAAAAAAGCCCCCTCGGGGCTTTTGATTCTTTTTTCTGACACTAACAACTTAACTAAAAACTGCGGAAAAGGCGCGCACTCTCGTGCCAAGGAATGCGCGTAAGCATTAAAAGAAAGCTAATCAGAAAGAAAGTAAAGGCATGCTTGAACTTTTGTTTCTCTGCTCGCGCACGCTTCGACTTGGTACGCCCAATTTGAGCCAAAACCACTGCAATCAGCATCACCGCAATGTGTTCTACTGCCCAATAACGCAGAACCGCGGTTTTCATTACTACCTTGGTACCTTGCGCAAAAGCATCCAAGCCAAAAGGGCTGAATACGAAATAAAGCAACAAGCCCAACAACAGCTGCAAATGCATCATGCCCACAAAGGCGACTTGTGTGGCATTATCCGACTTTTTGAAATGCAAGCCCATTTGCCATCCTCGAAAAGAACGGACAATAACCCATATGGCTGTCAGCAAGACAGCCCACCGCAGCCAAGAGTGTAAAAAGAGTAAAATTTGATAGAAACTCATAGTTGTATCTGTTTGATGATGAACTCAGAAGTCAAGATAGTGCAAAGTCCCCAAAGAAGCAAAGGCAAAGCTTATACTCACAGCTCCGATGGCATTCATGCGCATGGTATTTTCATCAATAGGCAGCTGCTGGCGATATACTCAACACCATTCATTCAAAAAACACATGCATGGCAAAAGTCAATGCAAGGCAAGCCGCCCGCAACCAAAAGGCAGTTGTAGTTGGCTCAAGACATAGAAGCATACCAGCTATAAGAAAAACGAAAATGCAGTATAGCGCCATATACTTTCATCAGCTTCCTTTTTCCAAGCTTTGAATGGTGCCGTTGTTAAGCAAATGCACTTTATCGGGGCGATGCCGCTGCTTGGGCAATGTCATCGCCGGAAGGTAGGCGTCCCAAGTATCATCCAAAACGTAAGTGTCGCCCAGCAATATACCAATCACTGGATGCCCTATACGATTGAGCAACTTGCGCCAGTTTTCTTCTTTGCTCAAAGAAATCCAAAAATCATTGCCTTCTACGCCCTCTGGTAAGCAGTGATATTGCTCAAATTTCATCCACAAGGGGCGTTGGTTCATTTCCATCCAGTCCCAAGCGATATCGGGTACTTCTGCAACGTATTGCGATAACAAACCGATGGATTCAATATGCAACACCCATTCCTTCTGTGTCAGTGTATGTTTGATTTCTTTCAAGCGCTCAATCCCCTCCTTTTTCCAGCTGTCGGCAATTAACCACCAACCTAAGGAAGAAGGAAATAAACACAAGTTGGCTGCTTTCAGCTTCTTTACAATTTCAATCATGACTTTTCTCTTAGCTCTTCCTTTCTCGACAAATATACAAGGAAAGCGGTGCAATACCGTGTTTTCTTTTTCAAAAACCGCTGTGCTTGTTATCATCCGATATTTACTAACTTTGCCATGAGTTTTTAGTTCGTAACTTCTTTAAAAAACTAAGCCTTATGCTATTCGACTTCGATATGATTCAGCGGGTGTATCAACAACTACCCGAGCGAGTAAACCAAGCTCGCAAGGTATTGAATCGCCCCATGACATTAGCTGAAAAAATCTTATATGCCCACCTCTACCCCGGGCAGGAAATTCGTGAGTTTCAACGTGGGAAAGACTATGTGGAGTTTGCCCCCGACCGCGTAGCCATGCAAGATGCCACTGCCCAAATGGCGCTGCTGCAGTTCATGCTGGCAGGTAAAAGCAAAGTGGCTGTACCTTCAACTGTACACTGCGACCACCTTATCTTGGCAAAAAACGGTGCAGAGCAAGACTTGGAAGAAGCCTTAGGGCGCAATAAAGAAGTATATGACTTCTTGTCTTCCGTATCCAATAAATACGGAATCGGCTTCTGGAAACCGGGTGCAGGCATCATCCACCAAGTAGTATTGGAAAACTACGCCTTCCCCGGCGGTATGATGATAGGTACCGACTCGCACACCCCCAATGCCGGTGGGCTGGGCATGATTGCCATTGGTGTAGGTGGTGCCGACGCCGTAGATGTAATGACGGGCATGGCTTGGGAACTGCTCTTCCCCAAATTGATAGGTGTGAAGCTGACGGGCAAGTTGAACGGCTGGGCTTCCCCCAAAGATGTTATTTTGAAGGTAGCAGGTATCCTTACTGTGAAAGGTGGTACCAACGCCATCATTGAATACTTTGGCGAAGGAGCCGATTCACTGTCTTGTACCGGTAAAGCAACCATCTGTAACATGGGTGCAGAAGTGGGGGCTACTACCTCTGTTTTTGCTTACGACCACCGTATGCGAGCATATCTCGAAGCTACCGGACGCAAAGAAGTAGCTGATTTAGCAGAAAGCATCAAGGAATACCTGCGTCCGGATGCAGAGGTATATGAAAACCCTGAAAAATACTACGACCAGGTGATAGAAATCAACCTGTCGGAACTGGAGCCCCACATCAACGGACCTTTTACCCCCGACTTGGCATGGCCCCTGTCGAAATTTGCCGAAGCAGTAGAAAAGAACAACTGGCCCGACAAACTAGAAGTAGGTTTGATTGGTTCCTGCACCAACTCTTCTTATGAAGATTTGACCCGCGCAGCCTCCGTAGCCAAGCAAGCCAAAGAAAAGAAACTGAAAGTGCAAGCCGAGTTCACCGTAACCCCCGGCTCTGAGATGGTACGCTATACAGCCGAACGCGATGGCTTACTCGATGAGTTCGAAGCTATCGGCGGTGTAGTGCTTGCCAATGCCTGCGGTCCTTGCATCGGTCAGTGGCAGCGCCACAACAACCCTGACCGCCCCAACTCCATCATGACTTCCTTCAACCGTAACTTCGCCAAACGCAACGACGGCAACCCCAAAACCCATGCTTTCGTGGCATCGCCTGAAATCGTAACAGCTTTTGCCATCGCCGGCTCTTTGAAGTTCAACCCCATGACCGACACCCTTCTCAATGAGGAAGGCAAAGAGGTGAAGTTGGACGAGCCCAAAGGCATTGAGCTGCCCGAAAAAGGATTCGATGTAAAAGACAACGGCTATGTGGCACCTGCCGAAGATGGCAGCCAAGTAGAGGTAAAAGTGAACCCTCAATCGGAGCGCTTGCAACTACTGACGCCGTTCCCTGCGTGGGAAGGTGCCGACCTCAAAGGCTTGAAGCTGCTCATCAAAGCCAAAGGTAAGTGCACTACCGACCACATTTCTATGGCAGGTCCTTGGTTGAAATACCGCGGTCATTTGGATAACATATCCAACAACCTGCTTATCGGAGCAGTGAATGCCTTCAACGGTGAAACCAACAAAGTAAAAAACCAGCTGACCGGTGAGTATGACGAGGTGCCCAAAGTAGCCCGTGCTTACAAAGCTGCTGGCATTGGTTCGGTTGTAGTAGGCGACGAAAACTACGGCGAAGGCTCTTCTCGTGAGCATGCCGCTATGGAACCTCGCCACTTGGGTGTACGTGCCGTTATTGTGAA is a genomic window containing:
- a CDS encoding AAA family ATPase; translated protein: MTSKKLDKNYKLRDLRCYASRNPLMGNQYQYRCVFEASEVNYLYAELSFYNKLFDEEDWACDCVLKAYRIKNNEKIELCSIDIHREVQKEENIVYVREGWGTPDYGGVWKRGDYIWEAFIDGELVASRKIYVEEGGKVTPGNNPYFDIESLRFFNGPYSLDDLPSGQRRYLTQFASDKTQYIWTELKLRNKQSRSWYCELFFSYFDDAGQLKGSMSDLAYVPPGTTTFYSLAGWGNGIPGSWLPDNYRVEVVFMSELVAVAPFRVHETQEIEGVPEVFYPAGGKPYVANGATAEAVDEKSLEDLLAELNEMIGLEPVKKRLNDFIHYLKFLRLRQAQGFEENTQISLHSAFLGNPGTGKTTVAKMLGKIYHKMGLLSKGTVHEVSRVDLVGKFIGQTAPQTQEAINKARGGILFIDEAYALARKGDEGGQDFGKEAIEILIKEMSDGPGDLAIIMAGYPEEMQHMLQSNPGMKSRINLIYHFPDYTPQELMEILELKARKKGVVFSPEAKEFIYKQLVEMYRNRDRTFGNARLVTSLVEEAKMNMGLRIVQQPSRELSKEALETILLEDVKGIFGKQQAKKPDIPIDEELLLDAMQQLNALIGMENVKNEIYELVKLVRFYRESGRDVLNKFSMHMVFTGNPGTGKTTLARIIAQIYKALGILERGHLVECDRQSLVAAYVGQTAIKTKQKIEEAIGGVLFIDEAYALSAKSEQDYGKEAMEVLLKQMEDRRGEFVVIVAGYPDNMHEFLHANPGLLSRFDMTIHFDDYNVEELYAIAVSMFEREGLQLDLAAQQQLRSYLEHLYRTRNKYFGNARSVRKVVQQAVRNQHLRMASLPKEERTPEVLATVTIEDLKDLLPTSEEKAEGLGFRLRGGEA
- a CDS encoding ABC transporter substrate-binding protein, coding for MESHCLKIALDSTPSVFHTGMYVALGKGWFNDEELVVRFISPDEDSYYQTPAQKLWKGKVDLAILKPEEFTCLNISEPAHRFIALASLLQNNTQAIGVRKEMGVARLAHLDGKRYAYMGLPYEHRLLRCLIKHDRGKGKYETIETGVAGAWRAFLRRQVDVVRYHTIWEGVDAACRHISLTSFMIDEHHLPYRYTHILCVRDDVWQQKQEAIRAFLRVVAEGYYFATEHPDSAANLLMEGARHPSLNNVRFLYQTQLRALAHYGGKNWGRMDLAYWHDLWNVMLEYKVLLGLDKKVLDHLPFAVEEVVQPVLQKETVA
- a CDS encoding anhydro-N-acetylmuramic acid kinase, which translates into the protein MSGTSMDGLDIALCTVNQIKKNKNITLHFFKTAKYSKSQKEKLQKIAFQEQVSLKEVSRLHRMIGEWHAQMILQALEEWKILPQEVDMIASHGQTIYHAPDPQGGFHSTLQIGDGDCIALRTGILTISDFRQKHIAAGGEGAPLAPYGDYLLLSDAKESRWLLNIGGIANVTYLPPRHSGQSLWASDCGPGNTLSDAISKHFLKQDYDPHGQIASQGRFLEDLFTQLTAHPFFRQAFPKSTGQEAFSWQWLAGLLKGKDYNVPDILHTLGCFVAWSIAQAINSQNPCDARKIYVSGGGVHNHFLMEKLQAYLPEYHIQSTEALGIPPDAKEAMLFALLAYECFHGNPDSYPPPLVPVRFGKISLPG
- a CDS encoding Sua5/YciO/YrdC/YwlC family protein; its protein translation is MIEIVKKLKAANLCLFPSSLGWWLIADSWKKEGIERLKEIKHTLTQKEWVLHIESIGLLSQYVAEVPDIAWDWMEMNQRPLWMKFEQYHCLPEGVEGNDFWISLSKEENWRKLLNRIGHPVIGILLGDTYVLDDTWDAYLPAMTLPKQRHRPDKVHLLNNGTIQSLEKGS
- a CDS encoding aconitate hydratase, coding for MLFDFDMIQRVYQQLPERVNQARKVLNRPMTLAEKILYAHLYPGQEIREFQRGKDYVEFAPDRVAMQDATAQMALLQFMLAGKSKVAVPSTVHCDHLILAKNGAEQDLEEALGRNKEVYDFLSSVSNKYGIGFWKPGAGIIHQVVLENYAFPGGMMIGTDSHTPNAGGLGMIAIGVGGADAVDVMTGMAWELLFPKLIGVKLTGKLNGWASPKDVILKVAGILTVKGGTNAIIEYFGEGADSLSCTGKATICNMGAEVGATTSVFAYDHRMRAYLEATGRKEVADLAESIKEYLRPDAEVYENPEKYYDQVIEINLSELEPHINGPFTPDLAWPLSKFAEAVEKNNWPDKLEVGLIGSCTNSSYEDLTRAASVAKQAKEKKLKVQAEFTVTPGSEMVRYTAERDGLLDEFEAIGGVVLANACGPCIGQWQRHNNPDRPNSIMTSFNRNFAKRNDGNPKTHAFVASPEIVTAFAIAGSLKFNPMTDTLLNEEGKEVKLDEPKGIELPEKGFDVKDNGYVAPAEDGSQVEVKVNPQSERLQLLTPFPAWEGADLKGLKLLIKAKGKCTTDHISMAGPWLKYRGHLDNISNNLLIGAVNAFNGETNKVKNQLTGEYDEVPKVARAYKAAGIGSVVVGDENYGEGSSREHAAMEPRHLGVRAVIVKSFARIHETNLKKQGMLALTFANPADYDKVQEDDTIDILGLESFAPGKPLTVVLHHKDGSTDEIKVNHSYNEAQFEWFKAGSALNLIRQQSNA